The genomic interval AATTTTTCTCGGGCAAGGCGGCGCAGAAAAAAACCGCCGGTCTCCCGGCGGCTTTTTTCCTGCAAGGCGGCATCAGGGCCGCAGCAATTCTTTTGTAACGGCGTGTTTATGGTCTATCATGCCTCTGGGGCTGTCGATCATGGTAACGGCCAATCGGTTGCCCTGGGGGGCATCCTGCCACCATGCCGCCAGCCAGGAGATTTTCTCTGTCTTTTCCGCGCCGCGCAGGGCTGTGCCCGTCTTGGCTGCCATGGGAACGTCTTTAATCTGGATAGACTGCGCCGTGCCGGATTTGACGACCGCTCTCAGGCAGGAGAGGAGCGTCTCGATGGTCTCCTGCCGCATGATGCCCTGCATGTAAACCTCCCGCTCGGCCTGGTAGAGCGTCTCATAGTGCAGTGCATCCGAATATTTGCGGATGCTGCCCACCAGCTTGGGGGCCAGCATATCGCCGTTGTTCTGGAAGACGGTATACATGCTGGCCGCCTGAACGGGCGTCAGCAGAATTTCGCCGTGGCCGAACGACATATCCGAAACCAGCTTGCGGTTGATTTCCGTGCCCTCGTTGATGAGGTTGCCCTTGGCCGTGGGCAAATCGAAGGGGATGGCCGTGTCGATGCTGATGCGGTTCATATATTCCAGAAATTTCTCCTGGCCCAGGTTGAGCGTCGCCCAGGAGAAATAGATGTTATCCGAGAAGCGGAAGGCCATCTCCAGGTTGACCGGCCCGTCCGGCGTTTCGTTGCGGGTAACCCTGTCCCAGTACCAGACGCCGTCCGGCTTCCAGGAATTGCCCGTAACCTCATAGGGGAACACAGTGCTTGCATCCACAATGCCGTTTTCCAGGGAGGGGACGATGGTAAAGGGCTTTAGGAGCGAGCCCGGGGGATAGAGCCCCTGCGTGGCCTTGGGGAAGAGCGGCGCGCCCGCCTCCTCGCTGTTTAACTGGTTATACACCTCGTCCGAGACGGGGAAGGAGAAGATGTTCGCATCGAAGGAGGGCAGGGAGACCATGGCCTGCACGAAGCCCGTCGTCGGATCCATGACGACGCTTGTCCCGGTCTGGTTTTCCAGAAGATTGCTGGAAAGGGCGTAGTAGGCCCGCTGCTGCAAATCGTGGTTGATGGTCAGGAAAATATCCGCGCCGTTTTCCGCGGGGTTTTCATAGATGGTGGAGACGTACTGCCCGTCTTTGGTATACATGTTGACGCGCAGGCCGTCTTTGGGCTGAAGGTATTCGTCATACTTCAACTCGATGCCGGATTTGCCCACCAGCGTCGCCCCGGCGAAGCCCTTCTCCTCCAGCTCGGCCAGCTGCTTCTCGTTTGGCGTGGAGGCATAGCCCACCACGTGCGCATAGAGCGAGCCGTAGGGGTAGTAGCGCTGGGGGGTTACGGAAGAGCGGTCGATGCTGAGGGACGGGTCGATGGCCAAAATCTGCGCTTCCAGGCTGGCAAGGCTGTCCTTTGGGGCAGTATAGGCGACGACAGTGCCGTAATGGTTGTCCACAGCCGAGTTATAGCGCTGGCGCAGCTGGGACTTGGCGTCGTCGTCCATGCCGACCAGCGTGCCCAGAGAGGAGATGATGGCGTTGATATCCTGCCCCTCCTGCACGGAGATGACGACGGTATCCGAATAGCTGTTTTGGGCGACGCAGGCGTTGTCTGCGGTGAAAATTTCCCCGCGCTTGCCCTTGGTTTTGAGGATGGAGAGCTTATTATCCAGCGCATAGCCGGGCAGGATGAGCTCGGGAGAATACTGAATATGGTAGACGCCCTCATCCTTGATGATGCGGGTGCGCACCTCGTGCTCGATGGTGAAGGCATCCGCCGCATAGCAGAGGCGGAAGGTCAGGTAGATGGCGTCACCCTCTATCTGAATCTGCCGATCCAAAACCTCGATGCTTTTCACGCCCAGCGCAGATACGACATATTCATAGTTACGGACGAAATCTTCCTGGGAAACTTCGCTGTCGCCCTTGGCCCAAAGACAGCCGTGCGCCTTTTCGAAATCCAGAGCGGAAATGGCGGCGGCATAGGCGGCGGAGACGTCCTCCGCAGTCCCCCCGAGCGAGCAGGCTGGCAGCGCCAGGCAGAGCAGCAGGAGTATGGCTAGGAAAAACGAGATTTTTTTCATCGCTTGCAGGCATCCTTTTTGAAATGTTCCTTTTATTATATACGATATCAGGGGGAAATGCAAAATGCGGAAAGGTATAAAACCGGCAGGCCGTGTATATAATAATGCAGTGCAATTATACCAAAAATGGCTTTAAATGGGCAAAAATTTGACATTTTACCGCGGCCGGTATATACTTGTTGCACTGAAAAATGAAAGTTTCGGAGGATTTTATGAAAAGGAGAAGAGAGCGGAACGTCTCTGTAAAAAAAGAGAATGTCTATTCGGGCATCCTCTACCGCGCAAATTTGCCGACGGTTACAGAGCGGGAGCTCACCCTCGCCGACAAGAAACGAGCACAAGAGAAAAAGAAAGCAAAACTGGGCAAACTGATGAGCCTGCTGCAAAGCGCGGCGGGCAGGGTAGGCGCCTTTTTCGCCAAGGCCAAAGCTGGCCTGAGAAGCTTTACAAGGGGCTATGAGGCCGGCGGGGATAACCGCAGGTTCTATGTCAGCGTCGCGGCAAGCGCGGCGGCGCTCATCGCCATCACGCTGGTCTGCACATCCGGCATTCTGGAGCCGCCCAAGGCGCAGATTACCGTCAACGATACGGGCAGAATCGTCTCGGCGGATACCCGGGCCAAGACGGTGGGCGAGTTTTTGGAAAAGAACCAGATCATCCTGGAAGAAGGGGATGTGCTGGAAGTCGCTGCGGATACACCCATTGCCGACGGCATGGAGATCGTCATCCGGCGGGCGCTGCCGCTGACCATCGTCAACGGCGGTGAGGAGACGCAGGTTAAGCTGCTGGCTGGAACCGTCCAGGAGGCGCTGGAGCGGGCAGGCGTAGAGGTCAGCGAGAGCGATGAAGTCTACCCGGCCATGAGCTCGTATGTCAGCTCGGGCACGACCATCAACATCATCAAAGTGACCGAGCAGACCATCACGGAAGACGAGACGCTCTACTACAAGGAAATCACCAAGAGCGATTCCAAGCTGGCAAAAGGCAAGAAGCAGGTGGTGACCGAAGGGGAAAACGGCCTCCAGCGGCATACCATCAAAATCGTCTATAAAAACGGCATCGAGGTCTCGCGCACAGAGATTGGCGTGGAAGTCGTCAAGCAGCCGGTGGATAAGGTGGTCCATATCGGGACGTACGTCGCCCCGGTGAGCAAGCCGCAAAAGCCTTCTTCCACCAGCAAGCCCAGCAACCCCACCGGCGGCGGAGATGCCGCCAGCGAGCCGACGGACGATTCGGGCAAGCGCACCAGCGTGCCCTCGGTGGATGAGATTCATCAGGGCAACCTCTATGAGCATGGCCAGGCGGCGCCGCCGGCCTCCTCTATCATCGCAAAGACGGTGGTCATCGATAAGATTACGGCCTATACGGATACGGGCAACGCCACCGCCACGGGCACCTATCCCCGCATGGGGACGATTGCCGCAGACCCCAAACGCTTCCCGTATGGAACCAAGGTCTATGTCCCGGGATACGGATACGGGCGCATCGAGGATACCGGCGGCTTCCGCAACGCATCGTATACGCAGTTCGACCTGTTTATGTACAGCGAGAGCGATTGCAGAAACTGGGGCGTCAAGCGCAGCTGGAAAGTCTATATTCTCAAATAACGCAAAAAAGCAGGGCAGTGCGCTCTGCTTTTTTCTTTCCCCAAAGCGCCGGAAAACGCGCAGGCAGCGGTTTGCATTCGCGGCAGCCGTGTGCTATACTGCTCAAAAAGAAAGGGAGAGAAGCAAATGGAATCGGCAGCTCTGATTGTGGAAGGCGGCGGGATGCGCGGCGTATATGCCGCGGGCGTGATGGATTTTTTCCTGGATAAAAAGCTCTGCTTTGCGGCGGCCTATGGCGTATCGGCCGGGGCGGGGCATCTTTGCAGCTTTCTTTCCGGCCAGAGGGGGCGCGCCGTGGCCATCAATCTGGATTATCTGGGCGATAAGCGCTATTGCAGCCTCCATAGCCTGATTAGAACGGGAGACCTGTTCGGCGCGGATATGCTCTATAACATCATCCCCAACCAGCTGAATTTATACGATTACGCCGCCTATGCCGCAAACCCCACGCGATTTTTCGCCGCCGTTACCAACTGCCGGACGGGTCAGGCTGAATACCTGCCCATTTTGGATATGAAGCGGGATATCATCAAAGTGCAGGCCAGCAGTTCTCTGCCCATGCTGGCGCGGATGGTGGAAATCGATGGGCAAAAATACCTGGACGGCGGCATGGCGGATAGCATTCCCCTGCAAAAATCCATGGCAGACGGCAACCGCAAAAACGTCCTCATCCTAACCCAGCACGACGGCTATGCCAAAGGGCCCAACCGGGCCATGGGGCTGATTGCCATGAAATACCGCAAATACCCTGGCCTGGTGGAGGCGACGCGCACCCGGCATATCCGCTATAACCAGGCGCTGGAGCTGGCCAGGCAGGAGAAGGAGAAGGGCAACGCCTTTCTCATCCAGCCGAGGCACCCCGTGCAGATTGGCCGGGTGGAGAAAAACCGCCAAAAACTCTGGGCGCTTTATGAGGAGGGCTATGCCGATGCCCAGCGCTGCTGGCCCGAGCTTCAGGCTTTTCTGCAAAAGGCGGCAAAAGAGAGCGGGAAGTAGCAACCCGGGCGTGGGAAGAACAAAAAAAGGAACTGCCAGGATGCAGTTCCTTTTTCTTTGCCCGCGCTATTTTTCCCCGTTCTGCCTTGTTCTGAGTAAGTGGAGAGCGAGACTGCTCATGCCGATGCCCAGCAGAGCCGTGGATTGGGCGGCGTCTGCCTGCCCGAGAATGGACGTAACCACGACGCAGATGCCCATCGCCAGGCCGATGCCGGGCAAAGCAATGCCGAGCAGTTCCTCCGCCCGGGTGCGCCGCCCTTTTGCCGGGGCATTGCACAGCTCCTGAACCGTCGTCCCAAGGGTTTCCGCCAGCTTGGGGAGAGAATCGATATCCGGGCGGGATAACCCCCGCTCCCATTTGGAGACGGCTTTGTCCGTCACGTTCATTTTCTCTGCCAAATCACCCTGCGTCATGCCCAGCGCCGTCCGCAAACCGCGGATGCGCTCTCCCATATGCCTGATTGCCATAATGCTCCCTCCTTGCTGCCCTTATCTTACGCTTTCCCTTTTGCAAACGCAACCGACGGCCAGTTTCCACGGGTAAACCGCTGGTTGAGCGGCAGGCCGATGCTGGCCATCAAAAAAATGCGGCGCCAGCCGGAAAACTTGCGCCGCATTTTTGCTCTATTTTTCCTCGGGATTTTTGCCTTTGGGCCGCTTTTTGCACTGGGCAGAGAAAGCGCAGGCCGAGCAGTCTCCGCCGCAGGAGCCCGCGCCGTGTTTTCTGACGAAGCGCCAGGCGAAAAAGCAGGCGGCGGCCAGCGCGGCGATGAGCAGATAATCCCAGATATTCATGCAGAATCCTTTCGCTGGGCTAAAATCCCAGAATGAGCCCGATGGTATAGACCAAAAATGCCGCCAGCCATGCCACCGCGCACTGGGTTATCACGACGCCCAGCGTGGAGCTGCGCTTGCCCAGCTCCTGATTCATGGCGCCGACTGCCGCAACGCAGGGCGTATAGAGCAGCGTGAAAACCAGGAAAGAGAGGGCCGAGAGCGGGGAGAACATGCCGGATAGAACCGCGGGCAGCGTCTCCAGCGAGGAGCCCGTGAGGATGGAGAGCGTGCTGACCACGGCCTCCTTGGCGGAAAAACCGGTAATCAGCGCGCTGGCCGCCCGCCAATCCGCAAAGCCCAGCGGCGCGAAAATGGGCGCGATGAGCTTGCCGATGCTGCCCAGCATGGAGACTTCGCTATCCTGCACATAGTTGAAACGGAAATCGAAGCTCTGCAAAACCCAGATGATGACCGTCGCCAGCAGGATGACGGTGAACGCCTTTTTGAGGAAATCCTTGGCCTTTTCCCACATATGCAGGGTAACGCTTTTGGCCGAGGGCAGGCGGTAGGAGGGCAGCTCCATGACGAAGGGAACCGGGTTGCCCCGGAATTTGGTCCCTTTTAAAATGAGTGCGGCTATGATGCCGGCCAGAATGCCGAATATGTAAAGGCCGATGGTAACCAGCGCGGCATAGCCCGGGAAGAAGGCGGCGGCAAACATGGCATAGATGGGCAGCTTGGCACTGCACGACATGAAGGGAACCAGCAGGATGGTCATCTTGCGATCCCGATCCGAGGAGAGCGTGCGCGTGGATAAAATCGCCGGGACAGAGCAGCCAAAGCCCACCAGCATGGGGACGAAACTGCGCCCGGAAAGCCCCAGGCGGCGCAACGGTTTATCCATGATAAAGGCGATGCGGGCCATATATCCGCTGTCCTCCAGAAGCGAGAGCAGGAAAAACAGGATGATGATGACGGGCAAAAACGAGAGCACGCTGCCCACGCCCGCGCAGACGCCGTCGATGAGCAGAGACTGCAAAATGGGGTTGATCTCGGCATAGATGAGCAGGCTCTCAAAGCCGTCGATGGCCAGCTGAACGCCCTCTGCCAGCAAATCCTGGAAGAAAATGCCGATGGGGCCGAACGTGATCCAAAATACGCCGAACATGATGGCGACGAAGATGGGAAGCGCCCAGATGCGGTGCGTCAGCAGGCTGTCGATTTTGAGCGAGCGCAGCTGCTCCCGGCTCTGCTGGGCTTTCACCACGGTTTTCTCGCAGAGCTCCTCGATATAGGAATAGCGCATATCTGCCAGAGCGGCCAAACGGTCTGTGCCCAGATCGCTCTCCATCTCCCGGACGATGTGATCCACAATATCCAGCTCGTTTTCGTTGATGTTTAGGGCGGCTATGGTCGGCTCGTCGCCCTCGACCAGCTTGGTCGCCGCAAAGCGCACGGGAATTTTGCTGGCCTCGGCGTGATCTTCGATGAGATGGCAGAGCGCGTGAATGGCCTTATGCACCGGCCCGGAGCAGAAATCCAGCCGCCGGGGCAGCCGCTTTTTCTCGCCCGCGGCGATGGCCGCAGAGACGAGATCTTCGATGCCCTCGTTTTTGCTGGCCGAGATGGGAACGCACGGGATGCCCAGCTCGGCCGAAAATTTGCCGAGATCGATGCTGCCGTGGTTGGCGCGGACTTCGTCCATCATATTCAGCGCCAGCACCATGGGAATATTCAGCTCCAGGAGCTGGAGCGTCAGGTAGAGATTGCGCTCGATATTCGTCGCGTCGATGATATTGATGATGGCGTCCGGGTGCTCGTGCAGCAGAAAATCCCGGGTGACGACTTCCTCCGAAGTATAGGGGGAGAGCGAATAGATGCCGGGCAGGTCCACCACGATCATCTCCGGGTGCTTTTTGACGATGCCCTCTTTGCGCTCGACGGTAACCCCCGGGAAGTTGCCCACATGCTGGTTGCTGCCCGTCAGCTGGTTAAACAGGGTGGTTTTGCCGCAGTTCTGGTTGCCGGCGAGTGCGAAGATCATGCGCGGCCTCCCTTCTGCTGGGCGGGCGCGCTCTGCACATCCGCGATTTGGATGCGCTGGGCGTCTTCCTTGCGCAGCGTCAGCTCATAGCCGCGCAGGTGAATTTCGATGGGGTCTCCCAGCGGCGCCATTTTGCGCACGAAAACCTTGGTGCCCGGCGTGAGCCCCATATCCAAAAATCTGCGCCGCAATGCGCCTTCTCCGCCCACGGCCGCGATGGTGCCGCCCTGGCCGATTTGCAGATTGTCGAGTGTCATACGATGCCTCCTCCAAAGTGTTAGCCGAGGCTAACTTCTGTGCCGATAAACGGGCAAGAATTTCTTGCCCGTTTATCAGTTTACACGCTGGCTCCGG from Christensenellaceae bacterium 44-20 carries:
- a CDS encoding penicillin-binding transpeptidase domain-containing protein; translated protein: MKKISFFLAILLLLCLALPACSLGGTAEDVSAAYAAAISALDFEKAHGCLWAKGDSEVSQEDFVRNYEYVVSALGVKSIEVLDRQIQIEGDAIYLTFRLCYAADAFTIEHEVRTRIIKDEGVYHIQYSPELILPGYALDNKLSILKTKGKRGEIFTADNACVAQNSYSDTVVISVQEGQDINAIISSLGTLVGMDDDAKSQLRQRYNSAVDNHYGTVVAYTAPKDSLASLEAQILAIDPSLSIDRSSVTPQRYYPYGSLYAHVVGYASTPNEKQLAELEEKGFAGATLVGKSGIELKYDEYLQPKDGLRVNMYTKDGQYVSTIYENPAENGADIFLTINHDLQQRAYYALSSNLLENQTGTSVVMDPTTGFVQAMVSLPSFDANIFSFPVSDEVYNQLNSEEAGAPLFPKATQGLYPPGSLLKPFTIVPSLENGIVDASTVFPYEVTGNSWKPDGVWYWDRVTRNETPDGPVNLEMAFRFSDNIYFSWATLNLGQEKFLEYMNRISIDTAIPFDLPTAKGNLINEGTEINRKLVSDMSFGHGEILLTPVQAASMYTVFQNNGDMLAPKLVGSIRKYSDALHYETLYQAEREVYMQGIMRQETIETLLSCLRAVVKSGTAQSIQIKDVPMAAKTGTALRGAEKTEKISWLAAWWQDAPQGNRLAVTMIDSPRGMIDHKHAVTKELLRP
- a CDS encoding G5 domain-containing protein, coding for MKRRRERNVSVKKENVYSGILYRANLPTVTERELTLADKKRAQEKKKAKLGKLMSLLQSAAGRVGAFFAKAKAGLRSFTRGYEAGGDNRRFYVSVAASAAALIAITLVCTSGILEPPKAQITVNDTGRIVSADTRAKTVGEFLEKNQIILEEGDVLEVAADTPIADGMEIVIRRALPLTIVNGGEETQVKLLAGTVQEALERAGVEVSESDEVYPAMSSYVSSGTTINIIKVTEQTITEDETLYYKEITKSDSKLAKGKKQVVTEGENGLQRHTIKIVYKNGIEVSRTEIGVEVVKQPVDKVVHIGTYVAPVSKPQKPSSTSKPSNPTGGGDAASEPTDDSGKRTSVPSVDEIHQGNLYEHGQAAPPASSIIAKTVVIDKITAYTDTGNATATGTYPRMGTIAADPKRFPYGTKVYVPGYGYGRIEDTGGFRNASYTQFDLFMYSESDCRNWGVKRSWKVYILK
- a CDS encoding patatin family protein, with product MESAALIVEGGGMRGVYAAGVMDFFLDKKLCFAAAYGVSAGAGHLCSFLSGQRGRAVAINLDYLGDKRYCSLHSLIRTGDLFGADMLYNIIPNQLNLYDYAAYAANPTRFFAAVTNCRTGQAEYLPILDMKRDIIKVQASSSLPMLARMVEIDGQKYLDGGMADSIPLQKSMADGNRKNVLILTQHDGYAKGPNRAMGLIAMKYRKYPGLVEATRTRHIRYNQALELARQEKEKGNAFLIQPRHPVQIGRVEKNRQKLWALYEEGYADAQRCWPELQAFLQKAAKESGK
- a CDS encoding helix-turn-helix transcriptional regulator — protein: MAIRHMGERIRGLRTALGMTQGDLAEKMNVTDKAVSKWERGLSRPDIDSLPKLAETLGTTVQELCNAPAKGRRTRAEELLGIALPGIGLAMGICVVVTSILGQADAAQSTALLGIGMSSLALHLLRTRQNGEK
- a CDS encoding FeoB-associated Cys-rich membrane protein, with translation MNIWDYLLIAALAAACFFAWRFVRKHGAGSCGGDCSACAFSAQCKKRPKGKNPEEK
- the feoB gene encoding ferrous iron transport protein B — protein: MIFALAGNQNCGKTTLFNQLTGSNQHVGNFPGVTVERKEGIVKKHPEMIVVDLPGIYSLSPYTSEEVVTRDFLLHEHPDAIINIIDATNIERNLYLTLQLLELNIPMVLALNMMDEVRANHGSIDLGKFSAELGIPCVPISASKNEGIEDLVSAAIAAGEKKRLPRRLDFCSGPVHKAIHALCHLIEDHAEASKIPVRFAATKLVEGDEPTIAALNINENELDIVDHIVREMESDLGTDRLAALADMRYSYIEELCEKTVVKAQQSREQLRSLKIDSLLTHRIWALPIFVAIMFGVFWITFGPIGIFFQDLLAEGVQLAIDGFESLLIYAEINPILQSLLIDGVCAGVGSVLSFLPVIIILFFLLSLLEDSGYMARIAFIMDKPLRRLGLSGRSFVPMLVGFGCSVPAILSTRTLSSDRDRKMTILLVPFMSCSAKLPIYAMFAAAFFPGYAALVTIGLYIFGILAGIIAALILKGTKFRGNPVPFVMELPSYRLPSAKSVTLHMWEKAKDFLKKAFTVILLATVIIWVLQSFDFRFNYVQDSEVSMLGSIGKLIAPIFAPLGFADWRAASALITGFSAKEAVVSTLSILTGSSLETLPAVLSGMFSPLSALSFLVFTLLYTPCVAAVGAMNQELGKRSSTLGVVITQCAVAWLAAFLVYTIGLILGF
- a CDS encoding ferrous iron transport protein A gives rise to the protein MTLDNLQIGQGGTIAAVGGEGALRRRFLDMGLTPGTKVFVRKMAPLGDPIEIHLRGYELTLRKEDAQRIQIADVQSAPAQQKGGRA